The proteins below are encoded in one region of Pleuronectes platessa chromosome 14, fPlePla1.1, whole genome shotgun sequence:
- the asb11 gene encoding ankyrin repeat and SOCS box protein 11, translating into MAAVQTEVSLCTAWQRPLYIYGGLVCNPLMADYWSDRSPLHEAAYQGRLLHLRSLIAQGFHLDTLTMDRVSPLHEACLGGHYACAKFLLDNGANVNTVSIDGATPLFNSCSSGSSACVKLILQHSALISAPCQLASPIHKAAKRGHRECLELLLSYGAHVDMELPVVGTPLYAACTAGAAVSVELLLRTGADVQIGCGQDSPLHAAVRFGGADVVDLLLDFGADVCCRNTEGKTPQDLSAQNSPLRTKLQTRGPYALSELSRFCIRRRLGRNRLHRVSSLFIPGSIQDFLLYE; encoded by the exons atgGCTGCTGTTCAAACAGAGGTTTCCCTGTGCACAGCTTGGCAGAGGCCTTTGTACATCTATGGGGGACTGGTATGCAATCCACTGATGGCTG ACTACTGGTCGGACAGGTCCCCTCTCCATGAGGCTGCCTACCAGGGCAGACTGCTCCACCTCAGAAGCCTCATCGCTCAG GGCTTCCACTTGGACACACTCACCATGGACAGAGTCTCTCCCCTGCATGAAGCTTGTCTCGGTGGACATTATGCATGTGCCAAGTTCCTGTTGGACAACGGTGCAAAT GTGAACACAGTGTCAATAGATGGGGCCACACCTCTCTTCAACTCCTGCAGCAGCGGGAGTTCTGCCTGTGTCAAGCTCATTTTGCAGCACAGTGCCCTCATCAGCGCCCCCTGTCAGCTGGCATCGCCAATACACAAGGCCGCAAAGagag GCCACAGAGAGtgtctggagctgctgctgagctaCGGAGCACACGTTGACATGGAGCTGCCAGTAGTGGGGACTCCGCTGTACGCTGCCTGCACGGCTGGGGCCGCTGTCTccgtggagctgctgcttcGCACAG gagCAGACGTTCAAATAGGATGTGGACAGGACAGCCCTTTGCACGCTGCAGTTCGATTTGGAGGAGCCGACGTCGTGGACCTTCTGCTGGACTTCGGAGCTGACGTGTGTTGTAGGAACACAGAGGGAAAAACTCCCCAGGACCTGTCAGCACAAAACAGCCCACTGAGAACCAAACTACAGACAAGAG GTCCGTACGCTCTGTCTGAGCTGAGTCGGTTCTGTATTCGCAGACGTCTGGGAAGGAATCGTCTGCACAGAGTGTCCAGCCTGTTCATTCCTGGCAGTATCCAGGACTTCCTCCTCTACGAATGA
- the piga gene encoding phosphatidylinositol N-acetylglucosaminyltransferase subunit A isoform X2, with protein sequence MGQRRRAAALSNPSSQGKSGAPAESVRVLNRKHSICMVSDFFYPNMGGVESHIYQLSQCLVEKGHKVMYNQSTATTCFHSLPLLRCVFFRERITVVHAHSSFSALAHDALFHAKTMGLNTVFTDHSLFGFADISSVLTNKLLTVTLCDTNHIVCVSYTSKENTVLRAALNPEIVSVIPNAVDPLDFTPDPSQRPDDRITIVVISRLVYRKGIDLLGGIIPELCLKHPDLHFLVGGEGPKRIVLEEVREKYQLHDRVRLLGALEHKDVCSVLVQGHIFLNTSLTEAFCMAIVEGASCGLQVVSTRVGGIPEVLPEDLITLCEPTVGSLCAGLETVIARQRSGSVPSPASIHSRVQTLYTWRNVAERTEKVYDRVAGEEVLPLDRRLRRLRAHCGPVAGSIFAFVAVVDFLFLLLLQWWLPDRFMDIAVDATGPHGLWRHETSSKKETHSKRSAEPEAELHHSIPPSHS encoded by the exons ATGGGCCAACGGAGGAGAGCGGCAGCTTTGAGCAATCCTTCATCTCAGGGAAAATCTGGAGCTCCTGCAGAGTCTGTCAGGGTCCTCAACAGGAAGCACAGCATTTGCATGGTGTCCGACTTCTTCTATCCAAATATGGGAGGAGTAGAAAGTCACATTTACCAGCTTTCCCAATGTCTGGTTGAAAAGGGACACAAG GTGATGTACAACCAGTCCACAGCCACTACCTGTTTCCACAGTCTCCCACTGCTGCGCTGTGTGTTCTTCAGAGAACGCATCACTGTGGTGCATGCACACAGTTCGTTTTCTGCTCTGGCCCATGATGCACTGTTCCACGCCAAGACCATGGGCCTGAACACG GTATTCACTGACCACTCACTCTTTGGCTTCGCTGACATCAGCTCTGTGCTGACCAACAAGCTCCTgactgtgacgctgtgtgataccaaccacattgtgtgtgtgtcgtacaCCAGTAAAGAGAACACGGTGCTCCGAGCAGCGCTCAACCCAGAGATAGTATCTGTTATTCCCAACGCTGTTGACCCTTTGGATTTTACCCCGGATCCCTCCCAGCGCCCAGACGACAGAATCACCATTGTCGTCATCAGCCGTCTTGTCTACCGCAAGg GAATCGATCTTCTTGGTGGCATAATCCCAGAGCTCTGCCTCAAACATCCAGATCTGCACTTTCTAGTTGGTGGAGAGGGGCCGAAGAGAATTGTGTtggaggaagtgagagagaagTACCAGCTGCATGACAG GGTGCGTCTTCTTGGCGCGTTGGAGCATAAAGATGTCTGCAGCGTTTTGGTGCAGGGTCACATCTTCCTCAACACATCACTGACCGAAGCGTTCTGCATGGCCATTGTGGAGGGAGCCAGCTGTGGACTTCAG gtGGTCAGCACCCGTGTCGGCGGCATTCCTGAAGTGTTACCTGAAGATCTGATCACCCTGTGTGAGCCCACTGTTGGCTCGCTGTGTGCTGGCCTAGAAACAGTTATCGCCCGGCAGCGGTCCGGCTCTGTCCCCTCCCCCGCATCCATCCATTCACGTGTGCAGACCCTCTACACCTGGAGAAACGTTGCAGAGAGGACTGAAAAA GTCTACGACAGAGTGGCTGGAGAGGAGGTGCTGCCTTTGGACAGACGGTTACGGAGACTTAGGGCTCACTGCGGCCCCGTAGCCGGCTCCATCTTTGCATTCGTGGCTGTTgtagacttcctcttcctgcttctcctgcagtgGTGGTTGCCAGATCGGTTCATGGACATCGCCGTGGACGCCACCGGCCCTCACGGACTGTGGAGGCATGAAACGAGCAGTAAAAAAGAAACCCATTCTAAAAGATCTGCGGAACCAGAAGCAGAACTCCATCACTCTATACCTCCGTCTCACTCCTAG
- the piga gene encoding phosphatidylinositol N-acetylglucosaminyltransferase subunit A isoform X1, giving the protein MGQRRRAAALSNPSSQGKSGAPAESVRVLNRKHSICMVSDFFYPNMGGVESHIYQLSQCLVEKGHKVVIVTHAYGRRKGLRYLTNGLKVYYLPLQVMYNQSTATTCFHSLPLLRCVFFRERITVVHAHSSFSALAHDALFHAKTMGLNTVFTDHSLFGFADISSVLTNKLLTVTLCDTNHIVCVSYTSKENTVLRAALNPEIVSVIPNAVDPLDFTPDPSQRPDDRITIVVISRLVYRKGIDLLGGIIPELCLKHPDLHFLVGGEGPKRIVLEEVREKYQLHDRVRLLGALEHKDVCSVLVQGHIFLNTSLTEAFCMAIVEGASCGLQVVSTRVGGIPEVLPEDLITLCEPTVGSLCAGLETVIARQRSGSVPSPASIHSRVQTLYTWRNVAERTEKVYDRVAGEEVLPLDRRLRRLRAHCGPVAGSIFAFVAVVDFLFLLLLQWWLPDRFMDIAVDATGPHGLWRHETSSKKETHSKRSAEPEAELHHSIPPSHS; this is encoded by the exons ATGGGCCAACGGAGGAGAGCGGCAGCTTTGAGCAATCCTTCATCTCAGGGAAAATCTGGAGCTCCTGCAGAGTCTGTCAGGGTCCTCAACAGGAAGCACAGCATTTGCATGGTGTCCGACTTCTTCTATCCAAATATGGGAGGAGTAGAAAGTCACATTTACCAGCTTTCCCAATGTCTGGTTGAAAAGGGACACAAGGTGGTAATCGTCACCCATGCCTATGGAAGGAGGAAGGGTCTTAGGTACCTGACCAATGGACTTAAGGTCTACTACCTTCCCCTGCAGGTGATGTACAACCAGTCCACAGCCACTACCTGTTTCCACAGTCTCCCACTGCTGCGCTGTGTGTTCTTCAGAGAACGCATCACTGTGGTGCATGCACACAGTTCGTTTTCTGCTCTGGCCCATGATGCACTGTTCCACGCCAAGACCATGGGCCTGAACACG GTATTCACTGACCACTCACTCTTTGGCTTCGCTGACATCAGCTCTGTGCTGACCAACAAGCTCCTgactgtgacgctgtgtgataccaaccacattgtgtgtgtgtcgtacaCCAGTAAAGAGAACACGGTGCTCCGAGCAGCGCTCAACCCAGAGATAGTATCTGTTATTCCCAACGCTGTTGACCCTTTGGATTTTACCCCGGATCCCTCCCAGCGCCCAGACGACAGAATCACCATTGTCGTCATCAGCCGTCTTGTCTACCGCAAGg GAATCGATCTTCTTGGTGGCATAATCCCAGAGCTCTGCCTCAAACATCCAGATCTGCACTTTCTAGTTGGTGGAGAGGGGCCGAAGAGAATTGTGTtggaggaagtgagagagaagTACCAGCTGCATGACAG GGTGCGTCTTCTTGGCGCGTTGGAGCATAAAGATGTCTGCAGCGTTTTGGTGCAGGGTCACATCTTCCTCAACACATCACTGACCGAAGCGTTCTGCATGGCCATTGTGGAGGGAGCCAGCTGTGGACTTCAG gtGGTCAGCACCCGTGTCGGCGGCATTCCTGAAGTGTTACCTGAAGATCTGATCACCCTGTGTGAGCCCACTGTTGGCTCGCTGTGTGCTGGCCTAGAAACAGTTATCGCCCGGCAGCGGTCCGGCTCTGTCCCCTCCCCCGCATCCATCCATTCACGTGTGCAGACCCTCTACACCTGGAGAAACGTTGCAGAGAGGACTGAAAAA GTCTACGACAGAGTGGCTGGAGAGGAGGTGCTGCCTTTGGACAGACGGTTACGGAGACTTAGGGCTCACTGCGGCCCCGTAGCCGGCTCCATCTTTGCATTCGTGGCTGTTgtagacttcctcttcctgcttctcctgcagtgGTGGTTGCCAGATCGGTTCATGGACATCGCCGTGGACGCCACCGGCCCTCACGGACTGTGGAGGCATGAAACGAGCAGTAAAAAAGAAACCCATTCTAAAAGATCTGCGGAACCAGAAGCAGAACTCCATCACTCTATACCTCCGTCTCACTCCTAG